The DNA window CTAATAAACTAAAAACTCTATCGGGCCGCCTTGTTGTCTGAAGTACCGTATATAAGTAGGATTCAACAGGTTCCCCGATTTCTTTCATATACTCTACTATCTTTATTCTTAAATCCTCATAAAGTTCTGTGTTTATACAATAATTAATAATATCCTCCATGACCTCGACAATTCGGTTCTGCGTGAAAAATGAAATATGTTCAGTTATAAGAGAAGAGTTCTCTTTAACCTGTTTAATTACCCGCATTTTGTTGATTTCAAATTCTAGCCTATCATTTGTAATCTCTTGGATATCTTCATCCTCTTCTAAAACAGTGGTACCACTATCGGTAATCACTGCAGTACCAGAAGCTGTGACCATGAACATTTGTTTTCCTTTACCAGAGATTTCGTCATGATCAATTCTTACGCCAATAATTGCATTTGCACTAACTTTTTTTGCTTCACTTTGTAAAAGTTCAATCACTTCATCATAAATACTCTTTAGCTGCTTCTGATAAGTACCTGATCTTCCTCCAAACATATCACTAAAATCAGCAACGAAGTCGGAGAAAATACCTGTACCCGTGACTACCCTCGCTGAAATGATCCCTTTATATTGCAGTATGTCGATACCTTCTAATGACGATGTTGTAGAGATTATCATCTTTTGTCTAGTCAAATTAATTCACTCCTTGTAATACTGACCCCCTTGAGACCATGCTCCTTCCAATACTAGGGAGGTCAATCATATGGGTTACATAATCTTTACTTAGTAATGGTAGATTTACCTAAAATAATCTTCTTTAATGAATATAAAACCCGATAAATCAAAGATTTATCGGGCTCATGAGATCAAAAAATGATTAGTTCCGTTCCTTTCAAGAAACCTTATGCTCAATCCGTAACTTATCCGCAACCATCGCGATGAATTCGCTGTTGGTTGGTTTGGATTTGCTGATATTGATCGTGTAGCCGAACAGGTGACTGATGCTGTCGATATTGCCGCGTGTCCAAGCCACTTCAATGGCATGACGGATTGCGCGTTCGACGCGAGAAGGAGTTGTTTTAAATTTCTCAGCAATGGCTGGATATAGAGTTTTAGTAATCGCACCCAAAATTTCAATGTTATTGTATACCATCGTGATTGCTTCACGAAGATATTGATATCCCTTAATATGCGCAGGAACCCCGATTTCATGTATGATCGACGTGATGTTCGCATCCAGGTTCTTGCCCTTACCAAGGGGTACTACGTTAGATTTTGTAAATACTGAAGTCTGAGCTCCACCGATCGTGAGGCTTTGTACTCCTACAAGTTGTCTAATTCGATTAACGAGCACTTCCATGTCAAATGGTTTGAGGATGTAGTATGAAGCTCCGAGTTGTACCGCACGTTGTGTAATGTTCTCTTGTCCGAAAGCCGTCAGCATAATGATCTTAGGCTGTGGAGATAAATTTATATCGCGTAAACGCTCCAGCACGCCCAGTCCATCTAGATGTGGCATAATGATGTCTAGAATTAGCACGTCCGGAACTTTAGGAGCGTTCTCGATCATTTCCAGCACTTCTTCGCCATTATAAGCAATTCCTGAGACAACCATATCGTCTTGCTCCGTAATGTATTCCGCAAGTAAACTTGTAAATTCCCGGTTATCATCCGCCAACAACACTTCAATTTTCTGCACTGACTGCTTCCTCCTTAGAATAATTACAATATTATTATATTTCTCTTCCAGAATAAGGATTCGACATGCAAATGTAAATCCCTTCTGTCGAAAATTATTTTTCTTTATTTTTTTTTAAGCTTGATATATAATTATTTATTTATTTACACAATATGATTTCATTCGTTCGTTTTCGACAATCCTACGTAATAAATTCCAATTCACTTCCATAAAAAAATCTTAAGGCGTTTAGCTCGCCTTAAGATTTTGTGAAGCATTTTTATTTCCTTGGAGTATTCCAGCGTCCTGAAGCATCCATTCAATGAAACATCCGTACCCCGATCTTGGATCGTTAACAAAAACATGAGTGACTGCACCAATCAGTTTTCCGTTCTGGATAATCGGGCTGCCGCTCATCCCCTGTACGATCCCCCCTGTCTTCTCAATCAGTCTTGGATCCGTAATCCGTATCACAAGACCTTTGGTTTCAGGAGCGCTTTGACGAGAAACATGAACAATTTCGACCTTGAATCGTTCTACACGCTGCCCCTCTACAACGGTTAAGATCTCCGCAGGTCCTTCCTTTACCTCTTCTGAGAAAGCAACTGGAATAGGTTTATTATAGACACTATGTTCTGGATTTTCCGGCATTTTCCCAAAGATACCAAAATGGGTATTGCGTTCGATGTTGCCAAGTGTTCTTCCTTCCTTCAGAAAATGAGCTCTCTTCTCCCCAGGTTCTCCGCTTTCACTTTTGGAAATCGAAGTTACACTGGATTGAAGAATCTCACCACTTCCCACAACAATTGGGGTTTGTGTACTCATATCGGTGATAACATGTCCGAGTGCTCCATACACTTTGTGTTCTGGAGCAAAAAAGGTAAGCGTTCCAACACCCGCAGCAGAATCGCGAATATACAGCCCCATTCTCCATGCCTTATCCTCTTTATCATAAGCTGGATTCAAGGAAGTGAAGTATTCCTTCCCCTTACGTTTGTACGTAATCTTCAGCGGCTTCTTTACATCGCCTGACTTCTCGACGATCTCGCCAACTTCCTTTACATCCTTCAATTCGACTTTGTTTATGTGGGTAATTAAATCTCCAACTTGAATGCCAGCAACTTCTCCTGGGGATATTTTGCTGTTATCCGTATTAACTTGATGATGCCCTACAACCAAGATCCCGGCTGATTTCACTTTAACTCCAA is part of the Paenibacillus segetis genome and encodes:
- a CDS encoding YbjQ family protein; translation: MTRQKMIISTTSSLEGIDILQYKGIISARVVTGTGIFSDFVADFSDMFGGRSGTYQKQLKSIYDEVIELLQSEAKKVSANAIIGVRIDHDEISGKGKQMFMVTASGTAVITDSGTTVLEEDEDIQEITNDRLEFEINKMRVIKQVKENSSLITEHISFFTQNRIVEVMEDIINYCINTELYEDLRIKIVEYMKEIGEPVESYLYTVLQTTRRPDRVFSLLVSANMMDYSKMNEYLLSASFEHKRLSLESLMSSKSSYNASDVEKIEELINTLVKEFTNRGKILDHEKWQCECGKVNKVSNDFCKSCYKDIRGFDSAELRPEKVIEVLEERQLILRGMFAAKIFSLT
- the spo0A gene encoding sporulation transcription factor Spo0A; this translates as MQKIEVLLADDNREFTSLLAEYITEQDDMVVSGIAYNGEEVLEMIENAPKVPDVLILDIIMPHLDGLGVLERLRDINLSPQPKIIMLTAFGQENITQRAVQLGASYYILKPFDMEVLVNRIRQLVGVQSLTIGGAQTSVFTKSNVVPLGKGKNLDANITSIIHEIGVPAHIKGYQYLREAITMVYNNIEILGAITKTLYPAIAEKFKTTPSRVERAIRHAIEVAWTRGNIDSISHLFGYTINISKSKPTNSEFIAMVADKLRIEHKVS
- the spoIVB gene encoding SpoIVB peptidase is translated as MNPNLKKRLLGLLLAFFFCFLGTSVAKGQVPFMPDELRLFQGQNSQINLTLPVQAEVSVDRPDVIRLNGGESSSMRVSLGDPLKLSSLNSGEAKLRMKLFGQIPLKTVKVNVIPDLKVIPGGQTIGVKVKSAGILVVGHHQVNTDNSKISPGEVAGIQVGDLITHINKVELKDVKEVGEIVEKSGDVKKPLKITYKRKGKEYFTSLNPAYDKEDKAWRMGLYIRDSAAGVGTLTFFAPEHKVYGALGHVITDMSTQTPIVVGSGEILQSSVTSISKSESGEPGEKRAHFLKEGRTLGNIERNTHFGIFGKMPENPEHSVYNKPIPVAFSEEVKEGPAEILTVVEGQRVERFKVEIVHVSRQSAPETKGLVIRITDPRLIEKTGGIVQGMSGSPIIQNGKLIGAVTHVFVNDPRSGYGCFIEWMLQDAGILQGNKNASQNLKAS